A single genomic interval of Helianthus annuus cultivar XRQ/B chromosome 13, HanXRQr2.0-SUNRISE, whole genome shotgun sequence harbors:
- the LOC110901987 gene encoding uncharacterized protein LOC110901987 gives MNTEWEEEEDDPTYKEESTVFSRLHPEHEAYKPTKRAGYNPKAEHAYTLSYRPEDMAENSKFIREIACAAIDKTKLPHNVGKYNGLRDPDDHLQVFKGAGATGGWNLPTWCHLFAQTFVGAARIWFDNLPAGKIKSWVDFREKFLPHFSQQRRQARDSGDCSNIWRKDYESVDDFITRYNKECLEIGDIPEKMMRAHFMRAVKCDDLVKRIKGRDGGPKDWETFIEAAKTIAQTDRQLTGDDHRQRAHNHNDRHNRRGRNQPWKASGHRERSPPRDDARHTINQIAHRKEVKRENREKQWTPLTKTPSEVLATENHQFKPPLQMHNKRGQDPNLFCEFHKDTGHLTDDCFSLKQEIERALRDGKLTHLVKGGKRDYRQIQRRDEGPDNKKLETHMVQGGPRRPRKNYNKRVQDDSWRERQVIFPVVRGGPREKRPIIIPGVVGHYQT, from the coding sequence ATGAATACGGAATGGGAGGAAGAAGAAGACGACCCAACTTACAAGGAGGAATCCACTGTGTTTAGCAGACTTCATCCAGAGCACGAAGCATACAAACCAACCAAGCGTGCGGGGTACAACCCAAAAGCAGAGCATGCTTACACCTTGAGCTATCGTCCTGAGGACATGGCTGAAAACTCAAAATTCATCCGAGAAATCGCATGCGCGGCCATCGACAAAACGAAATTACCACACAACGTGGGTAAATACAACGGGTTGAGGGACCCAGATGATCACCTCCAGGTGTTTAAGGGTGCAGGGGCGACAGGCGGATGGAACTTACCAACATGGTGTCACCTGTTTGCTCAGACGTTCGTCGGCGCGGCGCGCATTTGGTTCGACAACTTACCAGCAGGCAaaatcaaatcatgggtcgaCTTCCGAGAGAAGTTCCTACCACACTTCTCTCAGCAGAGAAGACAAGCCAGAGACTCTGGTGACTGTTCAAACATATGGAGAAAAGACTACGAGAGCGTAGATGATTTCATCACAAGATACAACAAAGAATGTTTAGAGATCGGCGACATACCAGAAAAGATGATGCGCGCACACTTCATGAGGGCGGTCAAGTGTGACGATTTGGTTAAAAGAATCAAAGGGCgagacggaggacccaaagattgggaaaccttcATAGAAGCAGCCAAAACCATTGCGCAGACAGACAGGCAGTTGACAGGTGACGACCACCGTCAGCGCGCGCACAACCATAACGATCGACACAACAGACGGGGCAGAAATCAACCCTGGAAGGCTTCTGGGCACAGAGAAAGAAGCCCCCCACGGGACGACGCACGCCACACGATCAACCAGATAGCCCATCGAAAGGAAGTGAAGCGAGAAAACAGAGAAAAACAGTGGACTCCACTGACCAAAACACCTTCTGAAGTCTTGGCCACAGAGAACCATCAGTTCAAACCACCCTTGCAAATGCACAACAAGAGAGGCCAAGACCCAAATCTcttctgtgaattccacaaagatACGGGCCACTTAACCGACGACTGTTTCAGTCTAAAGCAAGAAATCGAGAGAGCCCTGCGAGATGGAAAGCTCACTCATTTGGTCAAAGGCGGAAAGCGTGATTACCGCCAAATACAAAGAAGAGATGAGGGGCCAGATAACAAAAAGCTAGAAACCCACATGGTGCAGGGAGGTCCACGAAGACCAAGGAAAAACTACAACAAGCGCGTGCAAGATGATTCATGGCGCGAAAGGCAAGTTATTTTTCCAGTTGTTAGAGGGGGTCCAAGAGAAAAGCGACCAATAATCATTCCGGGTGTGGTTGGCCACTACCAGACATAG
- the LOC110903407 gene encoding uncharacterized protein LOC110903407 → MKNCWSLVIGLMLIMLLAMASAGPSARQCKTERGLALGACKSVMYGRQPSSSCCKRIRVSHVECICPVLTPSVVALIDINSFVKLIGGCGRRFPHNFKCGSLTIP, encoded by the exons ATGAAGAATTGTTGGAGTTTGGTTATAGGGTTGATGCTTATCATGCTGTTGGCTATGGCTAGTGCGGGACCGAGTGCCCGCCAATGCAAGACAGAGAGGGGTCTTGCCTTAGGTGCGTGTAAAAGCGTGATGTATGGCCGACAACCATCATCATCTTGTTGCAAACGAATTCGAGTTAGCCATGTTGAGTGCATATGTCCCGTCCTCACCCCTAGTGTGGTTGCTCTCATTGATATCAATAGTTTCGTTAAACTTATCGGAGGTTGTGGACGCAGATTTCCTCATAACTTCAAATGTGGAA GCCTTACCATACCGTAA
- the LOC118485489 gene encoding keratin, type I cytoskeletal 13-like isoform X1, with translation MLMVSPTTFLEVSIWGFCLQTKMMVGWWVSEEMGVGGGGVSEEVGVGGGGGGGGGGGVGDGGFGRGGGVSWWEKRRRCLKRFADLGSCLLGEEVGKMFLVRNSSRKQTSCRI, from the exons ATGTTGATGGTGTCTCCGACGACG TTCTTAGAAgtttcgatttgggggttttgtttgcAGACGAAGATGATGGTTGGTTGGTGGGTTTCGGAGGAGATGGGTGTCGGAGGAGGTGGTGTGTCGGAGGAGGtgggtgtcggaggtggaggtggtggcggaggtggaggtggtgtcgGAGATGGAGGTTTTGGCAGAGGAGGTGGTGTCAGCTGGTGGGAGAAGAGGAGAAGATGTTTGAAGAGGTTTGCAGACTTGGGTTCATGTCTACTTGGGGAAGAGGTAGGGAAGATGTTTTTGGTGAGAAACtcttcaagaaaacaaacaagctgcaggaTCTGA
- the LOC118485489 gene encoding keratin, type I cytoskeletal 13-like isoform X2, giving the protein MLMVSPTTTKMMVGWWVSEEMGVGGGGVSEEVGVGGGGGGGGGGGVGDGGFGRGGGVSWWEKRRRCLKRFADLGSCLLGEEVGKMFLVRNSSRKQTSCRI; this is encoded by the exons ATGTTGATGGTGTCTCCGACGACG ACGAAGATGATGGTTGGTTGGTGGGTTTCGGAGGAGATGGGTGTCGGAGGAGGTGGTGTGTCGGAGGAGGtgggtgtcggaggtggaggtggtggcggaggtggaggtggtgtcgGAGATGGAGGTTTTGGCAGAGGAGGTGGTGTCAGCTGGTGGGAGAAGAGGAGAAGATGTTTGAAGAGGTTTGCAGACTTGGGTTCATGTCTACTTGGGGAAGAGGTAGGGAAGATGTTTTTGGTGAGAAACtcttcaagaaaacaaacaagctgcaggaTCTGA
- the LOC110903408 gene encoding uncharacterized protein LOC110903408 codes for MKHCWSLVVVLMLMMALAMASTAPSASQCKKERRLAVNACKSVLYGRHPSSSCCQRIRVSHIKCVCSVITPKLAAIIDVNRCIKLIEGCGRRLPRHFKCGSLTIP; via the exons ATGAAGCATTGTTGGAGTTTGGTTGTAGTTTTGATGCTTATGATGGCGTTGGCTATGGCTAGCACCGCACCGAGTGCCAGTCAGTGCAAGAAAGAGAGAAGACTTGCTGTAAACGCGTGCAAAAGCGTATTGTATGGTCGACATCCATCGTCATCTTGTTGTCAACGAATACGAGTTAGCCATATTAAGTGCGTATGTTCTGTCATCACCCCTAAGTTGGCTGCTATCATTGACGTAAATCGTTGCATTAAACTTATCGAAGGTTGTGGACGCAGACTCCCTCGTCACTTCAAATGTGGAA GTCTTACCATACCGTAA